A genomic segment from Capra hircus breed San Clemente chromosome 15, ASM170441v1, whole genome shotgun sequence encodes:
- the MS4A13 gene encoding membrane-spanning 4-domains subfamily A member 13, protein MIGTFCVFMWYLVLILYMGQIKGVFGTYEPITYKTGCFLWGIIFIISGISIIRATRHPSQRQLTCAMLMNILCIIVAIISVILTVVELSTFESVSYRNYGQAKLGREISRVLLSFYSLEVSIAFTYTIFGCVGLCRKKEDAPTADTEEVEDAF, encoded by the exons ATGATCGGCACCTTCTGTGTTTTCATGTGGTAtcttgtgttgattttgtatatgGGACAAATTAAAGGCGTCTTTGGGACATACGAACCGATAACTTATAAAACAGGATGTTTTTTATGGGGAATTATT TTTATCATTTCAGGAATCTCCATAATAAGGGCAACAAGGCATCCGTCTCAGCGCCAG CTTACCTGTGCTATGCTTATGAACATCTTATGCATAATTGTCGCAATTATTTCAGTGATTCTAACAGTAGTTGAGTTGTCTACTTTTGAGTCTGTGTCATACAGGAATTATGGACAAGCG AAACTTGGGAGAGAAATTTCACGTGTCTTACTGAGCTTCTACTCACTGGAAGTGTCTATCGCATTCACATACACAATCTTCGGCTGCGTTGGTCTG tgtcgCAAAAAAGAAGATGCTCCTACAGCTGACACAGAGGAAGTTGAGGATGCTTTTTAG